Proteins encoded together in one Lysinibacillus sp. FSL K6-0232 window:
- the istB gene encoding IS21-like element helper ATPase IstB codes for MNEAILTLCKQLRLAYVAEAIKVVPFTDPEEYIYQILLKEQLGREQAKIARNLKQARFIDTKTLESYQWHKDICLPSHLTKDELERLDFIRRKENIILVGAPGTGKTHLASALGRKACEQGFEVRFYRVSHLVEELEQALLVGKLKQFRSKLEKVDLMILDEMGYLPFGKEGAELLFQIISEFYEQKSLIITSNLEFSQWNRIFSDSRLTAALVDRLIHHAHIISYTGQSFRLTNALSRK; via the coding sequence ATGAATGAAGCGATTTTAACGCTCTGTAAGCAATTGAGATTGGCTTATGTGGCAGAAGCTATTAAAGTGGTACCTTTTACCGATCCAGAAGAATATATTTATCAAATTTTATTAAAAGAGCAGCTTGGCAGAGAACAAGCAAAAATAGCGCGTAATTTGAAGCAGGCACGTTTTATCGATACGAAGACGCTTGAAAGTTACCAGTGGCATAAAGATATTTGTTTACCTAGCCATTTAACAAAAGATGAATTAGAGCGACTAGATTTCATTCGAAGAAAAGAGAATATCATTTTAGTTGGAGCACCTGGAACAGGTAAAACTCATTTAGCTTCTGCACTTGGACGAAAAGCTTGTGAACAAGGATTTGAAGTGCGTTTTTATCGCGTTTCACATTTGGTTGAAGAATTAGAGCAAGCACTCCTTGTAGGGAAATTAAAGCAATTTAGAAGTAAATTAGAGAAAGTTGATTTAATGATTTTAGATGAAATGGGTTATTTGCCTTTTGGTAAAGAAGGAGCAGAATTACTGTTTCAAATTATTTCAGAGTTCTATGAACAAAAGAGCTTGATTATCACATCAAATTTAGAATTTAGTCAGTGGAACCGCATTTTCTCGGATTCACGTTTAACGGCAGCTCTGGTGGATCGTTTGATTCACCACGCCCATATTATTTCATACACGGGTCAGAGCTTCCGTTTAACCAATGCGTTGTCGAGAAAATAG
- a CDS encoding JAB domain-containing protein has translation MQPSKRVDIVSIKLVRETSMLYKNRRIRSPQDCYELFKEFLGEVDREYFVVMCLDVKNQPTNITVAHIGSLNLSIVHPREVLKTAILSNAASIICCHPHPSGDPTPSQEDIAVTKRLVEAGLVVGVEMLDHIVLGDDSYVSMKESGYFEKG, from the coding sequence ATGCAACCATCGAAACGAGTAGACATTGTATCCATCAAATTAGTGAGAGAAACTAGCATGTTGTACAAAAATCGTCGCATTCGTAGTCCACAAGATTGCTACGAGCTGTTCAAGGAATTTTTAGGTGAGGTAGACCGAGAGTATTTTGTGGTCATGTGCCTTGATGTGAAAAATCAGCCAACAAACATCACTGTTGCACACATAGGGAGTTTGAATCTCTCCATAGTTCATCCTAGAGAGGTACTGAAAACAGCCATTTTAAGCAATGCTGCTTCCATCATCTGTTGCCATCCACATCCATCAGGCGACCCAACACCAAGCCAAGAGGATATTGCCGTTACCAAACGTTTAGTAGAGGCAGGTTTAGTTGTTGGAGTTGAAATGCTTGACCATATTGTGTTAGGTGATGATAGCTATGTTTCAATGAAGGAGAGTGGTTATTTTGAAAAAGGATAA
- a CDS encoding DUF1643 domain-containing protein gives MKVIKSTIKTEVIYDDKLANKYVVKKEWDKNKKPALIIMKNAGDANEIVQDQTTMYVINNLAKLDYGSVSIMNLFPTIAGANTNDSAIENLKYVQEEVQRVEDVIIAAGTGIESNKEALKRLHMIIAILLDKKVNILQIESSKGRRGFHPLYPAVKNEWKLVPYDIPSVEQVD, from the coding sequence TTGAAGGTAATTAAAAGCACAATAAAAACCGAAGTCATTTATGATGATAAGTTAGCCAATAAGTATGTTGTAAAAAAAGAATGGGATAAAAATAAAAAGCCAGCTCTTATAATCATGAAAAATGCTGGTGATGCAAATGAAATCGTACAGGATCAAACTACGATGTATGTAATAAATAACTTAGCAAAATTAGATTATGGCTCAGTTAGTATAATGAATTTATTTCCTACAATTGCTGGTGCAAATACAAATGATTCTGCTATTGAAAATTTAAAGTATGTCCAAGAAGAAGTTCAGCGTGTAGAAGATGTAATTATTGCAGCAGGTACAGGTATTGAAAGCAATAAAGAAGCACTAAAACGTTTGCATATGATTATAGCAATTTTACTTGATAAGAAGGTAAATATTCTTCAAATTGAAAGTTCAAAAGGGAGAAGAGGTTTTCATCCTTTGTATCCAGCGGTAAAAAATGAATGGAAATTAGTTCCCTATGACATACCATCCGTAGAGCAAGTTGACTAA
- a CDS encoding JAB domain-containing protein, translated as MQPAKRVNIVSVKLVKESSMLYKQRRVRSPQDSYELFRDYLGDVDREHFVVMCLDTKNQPTNISTVHVGSLNASLVHPREVMKTAILSNSASIICCHPHPSGDPTPSPEDVEITERLAAACKLLSIELLDHIIIGDDKFISLKEKGYF; from the coding sequence ATGCAACCAGCAAAACGAGTTAACATCGTTTCAGTAAAATTAGTAAAAGAATCTAGCATGCTCTACAAACAACGCAGAGTGCGTAGCCCACAAGACAGCTACGAGCTTTTCCGAGACTACCTTGGAGACGTCGACAGAGAGCATTTTGTCGTGATGTGCCTCGACACAAAGAACCAGCCAACTAACATTTCTACGGTCCACGTTGGCAGCCTCAATGCCAGCCTCGTTCATCCTCGTGAGGTCATGAAAACAGCAATCCTCAGCAACTCTGCCTCAATCATCTGCTGCCACCCACACCCGTCAGGCGATCCAACACCAAGTCCAGAAGACGTAGAGATTACAGAACGTTTAGCGGCGGCTTGTAAGTTACTATCCATTGAGCTTCTCGACCATATCATCATAGGCGATGACAAGTTCATTTCTTTAAAAGAGAAAGGATACTTTTAA
- a CDS encoding DNA adenine methylase, with product MLPINIEHVKVPPIKCQGIKTKLINFISTSIEWNGEGRWIEPFLGSGTVVFNIQPQRATIADSNPHIIKFYQDIQNNVITPEQVREYLYEQGELLSQTGDGADSYFYEVRSRFNENPNSLDFLFLSRSCFNGMMRFNKKGGFNVPFCRKPDRFRQAYITKIVNQIYWVKSVMENKDWVFINQDWKETLNNVQSNDFVYLDPPYAGKHTDYFNKWTDEDSSDLAEIAQQLESGYALSMWADNAYRENEYLHQWNGEVITQAHFYHVGANTENRNAVNEALVIKPGFVYNGELSDIPLRPRQENDIDVEIEENTNTVQLELL from the coding sequence ATGTTACCAATTAACATAGAGCATGTTAAAGTGCCCCCTATAAAGTGTCAAGGAATAAAAACAAAGCTAATAAATTTCATTTCAACTTCTATTGAGTGGAATGGTGAGGGTAGATGGATAGAACCTTTTTTAGGCTCTGGGACAGTTGTATTTAATATACAGCCGCAGAGAGCTACTATTGCTGATAGTAATCCACACATTATAAAATTTTATCAAGACATCCAAAATAATGTCATTACACCAGAACAAGTACGGGAGTATCTTTATGAACAAGGCGAACTACTTTCACAAACTGGGGATGGAGCAGACAGCTATTTTTATGAAGTAAGAAGTAGATTTAATGAAAATCCTAATTCATTAGATTTTCTATTTTTATCTAGATCCTGCTTTAACGGGATGATGAGATTTAATAAAAAAGGTGGATTCAATGTTCCCTTTTGTAGAAAACCAGATAGATTTAGACAAGCGTATATAACTAAAATTGTTAATCAAATTTATTGGGTTAAATCAGTTATGGAAAATAAGGACTGGGTATTTATAAATCAAGATTGGAAAGAAACACTGAACAATGTTCAATCAAATGATTTTGTATATTTAGACCCTCCATATGCTGGTAAACATACTGATTATTTTAATAAATGGACTGATGAAGATTCTTCAGATTTAGCTGAAATAGCACAACAATTAGAATCAGGTTATGCATTATCAATGTGGGCTGATAATGCTTATCGAGAAAATGAGTACTTACATCAATGGAATGGAGAAGTAATCACTCAAGCTCATTTTTATCATGTAGGGGCAAATACTGAAAATAGAAATGCAGTAAATGAAGCTTTAGTTATTAAACCAGGTTTTGTATATAATGGTGAGTTATCCGACATACCATTACGTCCCCGACAAGAAAATGATATTGATGTAGAAATTGAGGAAAACACTAATACAGTACAACTGGAACTGTTGTAA
- a CDS encoding type II restriction endonuclease: protein MTNSSNFDFINLFYNKVQEMNINWDVKGLIANENTVYAIGNDSKLLGRIFEIISAPVIKAIAEEHGYQVKIPDKQNTYPDFTLFKNESDTNKIAIDIKTTYKEGNKKLSFTLGSFTSFIRDNKKNIAYPYSDYSEHFVIGFIYERNHTAEEGQIVDYQHLNELPVPYQNVDFFVRKKVDITGQKKGSGNTDNMGSISCANVQEFKTLQGPFSSLSQNLYLHYWRNYPKNTQKDKDYLDLDGYFSSLEKLIDDPDATHNKEQLEILLEEREPYKIWKDNNKQ from the coding sequence ATGACTAACTCATCTAATTTTGATTTTATCAATCTATTTTATAACAAAGTTCAAGAAATGAACATCAATTGGGATGTTAAAGGACTGATTGCCAATGAAAACACTGTTTATGCAATCGGAAATGACTCTAAACTATTGGGAAGAATTTTTGAAATAATTTCTGCTCCAGTTATAAAAGCTATAGCAGAAGAACATGGTTACCAAGTAAAAATTCCCGATAAACAAAATACATATCCCGACTTTACACTTTTTAAAAATGAAAGTGATACAAATAAAATTGCTATCGATATTAAAACTACATATAAAGAAGGTAATAAGAAATTAAGTTTTACATTAGGATCTTTTACATCTTTTATTCGTGATAATAAAAAGAATATTGCATATCCTTACAGTGACTATTCTGAACACTTCGTTATTGGGTTTATTTATGAAAGAAATCATACTGCTGAAGAAGGTCAAATCGTAGATTATCAACATTTAAATGAGTTACCAGTGCCATATCAAAATGTGGATTTCTTTGTTCGTAAAAAGGTTGATATTACAGGACAAAAGAAAGGCAGTGGTAACACAGATAATATGGGTTCTATATCTTGTGCAAATGTTCAAGAATTTAAAACATTACAAGGTCCATTCTCTTCATTGTCACAAAACCTTTATTTACACTATTGGAGAAACTACCCTAAAAATACTCAAAAAGATAAAGATTATTTAGATTTAGATGGCTATTTTAGCTCCTTAGAAAAATTAATAGACGATCCTGATGCTACACATAATAAAGAACAGCTAGAAATTTTATTAGAGGAAAGAGAGCCTTATAAAATTTGGAAAGATAATAACAAGCAGTAA
- the rlmH gene encoding 23S rRNA (pseudouridine(1915)-N(3))-methyltransferase RlmH — protein sequence MNISIVSVGKLKEKYLKMGIDEYVKRLSSYAKIDIIEVPDEKAPEQLSNAEMDIVKKKEGERILAKIQDGTHVIALALDGKMKTSEEMAADLDALMTYGKSKVAFIIGGSLGLHADVLKRADEKLCFGKMTLPHQLMKLVLIEQIYRSFRIMKGEPYHK from the coding sequence GTGAATATATCGATTGTATCAGTCGGCAAACTAAAAGAAAAGTATTTAAAAATGGGTATTGATGAATACGTCAAACGCCTCAGCAGCTATGCAAAAATAGATATCATCGAGGTGCCAGATGAAAAAGCCCCTGAACAACTAAGCAATGCCGAAATGGATATCGTCAAGAAAAAGGAAGGCGAGCGCATACTAGCCAAAATCCAAGACGGCACCCATGTCATTGCCCTTGCATTGGACGGCAAAATGAAAACAAGCGAGGAAATGGCTGCCGATTTAGACGCCCTTATGACATACGGCAAAAGCAAAGTCGCCTTTATCATCGGCGGCTCCCTCGGCCTGCATGCAGATGTTTTAAAACGCGCAGACGAAAAGCTATGCTTTGGCAAGATGACATTACCACATCAGCTTATGAAGCTAGTCTTGATCGAGCAGATTTATCGAAGTTTTAGGATTATGAAGGGGGAACCGTATCATAAGTAA
- a CDS encoding CxxH/CxxC protein produces MTKYSCENHIDHALDMFVAEQKAFPIMDKIDEDKKLSTKCSYCEQPAEYIVSSK; encoded by the coding sequence ATGACAAAATATAGCTGTGAAAACCATATAGATCACGCTTTAGACATGTTTGTAGCAGAGCAAAAAGCATTCCCAATTATGGATAAAATCGACGAGGATAAAAAGTTATCCACAAAATGTAGCTACTGTGAACAGCCAGCAGAATATATTGTATCAAGTAAATAA
- a CDS encoding IS3 family transposase (programmed frameshift) has product MGKNVYSSEVKWAVVKEKLSGKLTTKQIMEKYDIKNKSQVETWMRWYKNNEIYRFDQPIGKQYTYGHGPEGQSETDKINRKMMHLEMENEILKKVYGNRKGVERKVVLPTVQKLSEKYTVTMILKVLKIPRSTYYRWLKEGIKDKLSETEIILIELCRRTKYRNGHRKIKALLKKEYHIELNRNTVQSLMQKHNLQCRIKRKRRWKSQSGQEVIVPNILARNFIAVSPNEKWVTDITYIQYGSTTLYLATILDLYNNEIIAYKLYDHQQTPLVMDVLKEALKVRNYPKGVIVHSDQGSVYTSYAYQNLIKERNLVGSMSRRGNCWDNAVIESFHSNLKTEEFQYTKFNSLNIEEVRERIDAYIKYYNEERIQEKLGYLTPIEFSRQVA; this is encoded by the exons ATGGGCAAAAATGTATATTCATCGGAAGTTAAGTGGGCAGTAGTAAAAGAAAAATTAAGTGGTAAGTTAACAACGAAACAAATCATGGAGAAATATGATATTAAAAATAAATCACAGGTTGAGACATGGATGCGTTGGTATAAGAACAATGAGATTTATCGTTTTGATCAACCGATTGGTAAACAATATACTTACGGACATGGACCAGAAGGACAATCGGAAACAGATAAAATAAACCGTAAAATGATGCATTTAGAAATGGAGAACGAAATCTTAA AAAAAGTTTATGGCAATCGCAAAGGAGTTGAACGTAAAGTAGTATTGCCAACTGTACAGAAGCTTAGTGAAAAGTATACGGTGACGATGATTCTGAAAGTGTTAAAGATTCCACGTTCTACGTATTATCGCTGGTTAAAAGAAGGAATTAAAGATAAATTAAGTGAAACTGAAATCATACTGATAGAATTATGTAGACGTACAAAATATCGAAATGGGCACAGGAAAATCAAGGCGTTATTGAAGAAGGAATATCATATAGAATTAAATCGAAATACGGTACAAAGCTTGATGCAAAAACATAATCTACAGTGTCGTATTAAACGCAAGCGGAGGTGGAAATCGCAAAGTGGACAAGAAGTAATTGTACCGAATATATTGGCTCGTAATTTTATCGCAGTAAGTCCGAATGAGAAATGGGTAACGGATATTACGTATATTCAATATGGTAGTACTACTCTTTATTTAGCAACTATATTAGACCTTTATAACAATGAAATTATAGCTTATAAGTTATATGACCACCAACAAACACCATTAGTAATGGACGTGTTGAAAGAGGCTTTAAAAGTACGAAATTATCCTAAAGGCGTCATTGTACATTCAGATCAAGGTAGTGTCTATACTTCTTATGCTTATCAAAACCTTATAAAAGAAAGAAATTTAGTAGGAAGTATGTCTCGACGAGGAAACTGTTGGGATAATGCGGTTATTGAGTCATTTCATTCAAACTTAAAAACAGAAGAATTCCAATATACTAAATTTAATTCACTAAATATCGAGGAGGTAAGAGAACGAATTGATGCATATATCAAATATTATAATGAGGAACGAATTCAAGAAAAATTAGGCTACTTAACGCCTATTGAATTTAGTCGTCAAGTAGCCTAA
- a CDS encoding S1C family serine protease, whose protein sequence is MSYFQDDDKNNDLLKKDEIPKTPLQERLEREEQELQAKRHKKKGGGSKGGYFFSGLIGVIIGALLVWLLLPGLVNQMPGTASSNSTANQTTINQVATEVQSDVTAAVDKASAAVVGITNIQEVTSGGFWSPPSTTTQEAGSGSGVIYKVEGDKAFIVTNNHVIEGAKQLEVTMPDGTKEEAQLVGLDVWTDLAVISINSKNVKTVATFGNSDVLKQGETVIAIGNPLGLDFYGSVTTGVVSGKDRSVPVDLNGDGTEDWQQEVLQTDAAINPGNSGGALVNLAGELVGINSMKIAESSVEGLGFSIPVNSAIPIIEELEKNGKMERPTMGVSLADLTDVPAFYQQQTLKLPEEVTTGVVVTDVIKNSPASKAGVQQYDVIVEMDGQKIETAIDLRKHLYNDKKIGDKLTLKVYRQGKLEELTLTLTNGNTL, encoded by the coding sequence ATGAGCTATTTTCAAGATGATGATAAAAACAATGATTTATTAAAGAAAGATGAAATACCAAAAACACCTCTTCAAGAACGATTAGAGCGAGAGGAGCAGGAATTACAGGCTAAACGCCATAAAAAGAAAGGTGGCGGCAGCAAAGGAGGCTATTTCTTTAGTGGGCTAATCGGGGTTATTATCGGTGCTTTACTTGTATGGCTGCTATTACCCGGACTTGTCAATCAAATGCCTGGTACAGCATCCAGTAACTCAACAGCAAATCAGACAACCATTAATCAAGTTGCAACAGAAGTACAATCAGATGTTACAGCAGCAGTTGATAAAGCTTCAGCAGCAGTTGTTGGTATAACAAATATTCAAGAAGTAACAAGCGGAGGCTTTTGGAGTCCACCGTCGACAACAACACAAGAGGCAGGAAGCGGCTCAGGTGTTATTTATAAAGTTGAAGGAGATAAAGCCTTTATCGTCACAAATAACCATGTAATTGAAGGAGCTAAACAGTTAGAGGTGACGATGCCAGATGGCACAAAAGAAGAAGCTCAATTAGTAGGTCTTGATGTTTGGACAGACCTCGCTGTAATTTCAATTAACTCGAAGAATGTAAAAACAGTCGCAACCTTTGGTAACTCTGATGTGCTAAAGCAAGGTGAAACGGTTATTGCTATCGGAAATCCACTTGGCTTAGACTTTTATGGCTCTGTGACAACAGGTGTTGTTTCAGGTAAAGATCGTTCCGTACCTGTAGACTTAAATGGTGATGGCACAGAAGATTGGCAGCAAGAAGTTTTACAAACAGACGCAGCGATTAACCCAGGTAATAGTGGGGGAGCTCTTGTTAACTTAGCTGGAGAATTAGTAGGCATCAATTCCATGAAAATTGCTGAATCCTCTGTTGAAGGCTTAGGTTTCTCCATTCCAGTGAACTCAGCTATTCCAATTATTGAGGAACTAGAGAAAAACGGCAAAATGGAACGTCCAACAATGGGTGTATCCTTAGCAGATTTAACAGATGTTCCAGCATTCTATCAGCAACAAACATTAAAATTACCTGAAGAAGTAACAACAGGCGTTGTTGTAACAGATGTTATTAAAAACTCACCAGCATCAAAAGCAGGTGTTCAACAATATGATGTTATCGTAGAAATGGATGGGCAAAAAATTGAAACAGCTATTGATTTACGTAAGCATTTATATAATGATAAAAAAATTGGCGATAAACTTACATTAAAGGTATACCGTCAAGGCAAGCTAGAGGAATTAACATTAACTTTAACAAACGGTAACACACTATAA
- a CDS encoding MBL fold metallo-hydrolase, whose protein sequence is MRFSVLASGSTGNSIYVENDDHAFIVDAGLSGKKMEQLFTKIDRNMKQLSGIFVTHEHSDHIKGIGVLARKYNVPIYANAKTWQAMDGLVGDIPIEQRFEFEMDTVKHFGSLAVESFAVSHDAADPMFYTFHENNRKLVIITDTGYVSDRMKGIIRGADSFVFESNHDINMLQMGRYPWSIKRRILSDVGHVSNEDAAIAMSEVVFEKPTNIYLSHLSKDNNMKELARMSVSQTLQSCGIIVGEYIHLFDTDAEEPTKLVTV, encoded by the coding sequence ATGCGATTTAGTGTTTTAGCAAGTGGCAGTACAGGCAATTCGATTTATGTAGAAAATGATGATCATGCCTTTATCGTTGATGCTGGTCTTAGTGGGAAAAAGATGGAACAGCTTTTTACAAAAATCGACCGTAATATGAAGCAGCTTAGCGGTATTTTTGTTACACATGAGCATAGCGATCATATTAAAGGTATTGGTGTATTGGCACGCAAATATAATGTACCTATTTATGCAAATGCCAAGACATGGCAGGCTATGGATGGGCTTGTAGGGGATATTCCTATAGAACAGCGCTTTGAATTTGAAATGGATACTGTTAAGCACTTTGGTTCATTAGCTGTGGAATCCTTTGCCGTATCACACGATGCAGCCGACCCTATGTTCTATACTTTCCATGAAAATAATCGCAAGCTTGTTATTATCACGGATACAGGTTATGTTAGTGACCGTATGAAGGGGATTATCCGTGGTGCAGACTCCTTTGTTTTTGAAAGCAATCATGATATCAACATGCTACAAATGGGACGCTATCCATGGTCTATTAAACGCCGCATTTTAAGCGATGTAGGACATGTATCGAATGAGGATGCAGCCATTGCAATGAGTGAGGTTGTATTTGAGAAGCCTACAAATATTTATCTTTCCCACTTAAGTAAGGATAATAATATGAAGGAGCTTGCACGCATGAGTGTTTCCCAAACCTTGCAATCTTGTGGCATAATTGTAGGTGAGTATATTCATCTTTTTGATACAGATGCAGAAGAACCAACAAAATTAGTCACGGTTTAA
- a CDS encoding two-component system regulatory protein YycI → MDWSKTKSIFILVFLILNISLYLLYLNRYNEAKDIEVPGERTIEARLKDDNITYGTLPNNIESASYISAQVHKFTEAEFSDTNQQIEILDDNTKVHAIFIKPVKLRNVSDNTSFTDFALANINEGASYALWKIDHEERTAIFFQKTNNRMFYYNGSLKIKWNPNNEVIMYEQTMIDNIEEMEQQESVIPPLQIIQTLYAKGTLKSESQITQMKLGYSTLVKLTRTQVLVPTWEVQVKLADDTIEEYFVNAVEGKVIEINGDNQEIEEDNDWGVE, encoded by the coding sequence ATGGATTGGAGTAAAACAAAATCTATTTTTATCCTTGTGTTTTTAATTTTAAATATCTCCCTCTATTTGCTTTACTTAAATCGCTATAATGAAGCGAAAGACATTGAAGTACCTGGTGAAAGAACAATAGAAGCACGATTAAAGGATGATAATATTACGTATGGCACATTACCAAATAATATCGAATCGGCTTCTTATATTTCAGCGCAAGTACATAAATTCACAGAAGCTGAATTTAGCGATACAAATCAACAAATCGAAATTCTGGATGATAATACAAAAGTTCATGCCATTTTCATAAAGCCTGTGAAGCTACGAAATGTAAGTGATAATACGAGCTTTACAGATTTTGCTCTTGCTAATATAAATGAAGGGGCATCCTATGCCTTATGGAAAATAGATCATGAGGAACGAACCGCAATTTTTTTCCAAAAAACAAATAATCGAATGTTTTATTATAATGGATCATTAAAGATAAAATGGAATCCAAACAATGAAGTTATAATGTATGAGCAAACAATGATTGATAATATTGAGGAAATGGAGCAGCAGGAAAGTGTCATTCCACCACTGCAAATTATTCAAACGTTGTATGCCAAGGGAACATTAAAGTCAGAGTCACAAATTACGCAAATGAAGTTGGGTTACTCAACACTTGTGAAATTAACACGTACACAAGTATTGGTACCCACATGGGAAGTACAGGTCAAGCTAGCAGATGACACAATAGAGGAGTATTTTGTCAATGCAGTTGAAGGGAAAGTTATCGAAATTAATGGGGACAATCAAGAGATTGAAGAAGACAACGACTGGGGAGTTGAATAA
- a CDS encoding YycH family regulatory protein has translation MRYIEPVKSVVLFLLVMLSVVLTFLIWTYTPDYKYIEKNEGKEILIKPQKDMEDIIRPYKAVYRFDEKFTGTVSNTTMKEIMQTFKGWNVLDLVPINNSLSSNYVNEIIRADKRMTIFFTGEVPFSAFNTIFQFTDKTLPETTFNRMIIDWSNYDNKELTLYYISNNNQSLFRSHVSIPNMNQFMQEIIEPAKKFEAFKEIERGSYTSLYLADTKNESVKYTYYIEDITPELFKNVLFPDANIVQRNVESATSEKYTDGMSLMTLDTNLKSLNYVYPAAESSIRVEPSKLIKDSFEFINEHGGFTADFRYVSAGANKNQIDYQFYLQGLPVYSNHVITRMTTIWGDGRIFHYKRPYFSLDMDIPFEKEIIELPSGTEVIELIKDSNSIVLSDIDEIVRGYNLITQNQELNIFTFEPCWFVIRKGTWIKLTPEVLGGVKNGLE, from the coding sequence ATGAGATATATAGAGCCAGTTAAATCTGTTGTGTTATTTCTACTTGTTATGCTAAGCGTTGTATTAACCTTTTTAATTTGGACCTATACACCTGACTATAAATATATTGAAAAAAATGAGGGGAAAGAAATTTTAATTAAACCTCAAAAGGATATGGAGGATATTATTCGTCCATATAAGGCAGTTTATCGCTTTGATGAGAAATTTACAGGTACTGTATCTAACACGACGATGAAAGAGATTATGCAAACATTTAAAGGCTGGAATGTTCTTGATTTAGTGCCTATTAACAATAGTCTTTCATCAAATTATGTCAATGAAATTATCCGTGCAGATAAGCGTATGACGATATTTTTTACAGGTGAGGTACCATTCTCAGCCTTTAATACAATTTTTCAATTTACAGATAAGACCTTACCTGAAACTACTTTTAATCGTATGATTATTGATTGGAGTAATTATGATAATAAAGAGCTAACACTTTATTATATTAGTAATAATAATCAATCGTTATTTCGTTCGCATGTCAGCATTCCAAATATGAATCAATTTATGCAAGAGATTATTGAGCCTGCTAAAAAATTTGAGGCATTTAAAGAAATAGAGCGAGGTAGTTATACATCACTTTATCTTGCTGATACTAAAAATGAATCTGTCAAATATACGTACTATATTGAAGATATTACGCCAGAGCTATTTAAAAATGTGCTATTTCCCGATGCCAATATTGTGCAACGAAATGTTGAAAGTGCAACCTCTGAAAAGTATACAGATGGGATGTCATTAATGACATTGGATACAAACTTGAAATCGTTGAATTATGTGTATCCTGCTGCTGAAAGTAGTATAAGAGTCGAACCATCCAAATTAATAAAGGATAGTTTTGAATTTATTAATGAGCACGGAGGATTTACTGCTGACTTTCGATATGTGTCAGCTGGAGCCAATAAAAATCAAATCGATTATCAATTTTATTTGCAGGGCTTACCGGTTTACAGTAACCATGTGATTACAAGAATGACAACAATTTGGGGGGACGGCCGAATCTTCCACTATAAGCGTCCATACTTTTCTTTAGATATGGATATTCCATTTGAAAAGGAAATTATAGAGCTACCATCTGGTACAGAAGTTATAGAGCTTATTAAAGATTCGAACAGTATTGTGTTATCGGATATTGATGAAATTGTGCGAGGCTATAATTTAATTACACAAAACCAAGAATTAAATATATTTACATTTGAGCCGTGTTGGTTTGTTATTCGTAAAGGGACATGGATAAAGCTGACGCCTGAAGTATTAGGAGGTGTCAAAAATGGATTGGAGTAA